The Armatimonadota bacterium genomic interval TGTTCGGCGCGAGAATGAAGCTCAGCGTCGTCAACAACGGGCCTGTGACGTTGATCGTTCAACAAAGCCACAAGGGCTGACGGAGGGCATCTCCACTGATTCGTGGGCGGATGATGGGCCGGATGCCGGCTTCGATCCACCCACGCAAAACAAGAAGAGCCCGTCGCTGCCGAGGCAGGACGAGCTCCTTGTGGGGGGGCTTGTGAAATCCTGGTGGATTTAGACCGCCGCCTCCTACCACCCGGTATGAGCCATTCCGCAGGGCACGCCGCGCTGGTTCCGCGCGATCTGGACAAAAACCCGTCACTTGGACGCCGGTCGCAGATACGCCATCACCTGCTGCATGTCCGACCAGACCTTGCGTCGGGTATCGGGCGTGTAGTTTCGTAGCAAGTAGGCAGGGTGGAAGGTGGGCATAACGGGCACGGACAACTCGGCGTCCGTGAATGTGTCCCATTGGCCCCGGAGGCGGGTGATCCCCTGGCTCGTCCGCAGCAGCCACTTCACCGCCGGTCCGCCCAACCCGACGATGACCTTCGGCTGGATGATCCGAATCTGTTCAGCCAGGAACGCGGCGCATTGCTCGACCTCAGTGGGCAGGGGCGTGCGATTGGCCGGCGGCCGGCTCTTGAGCACATTGGCGATATACACGTCGGGTCGGGCCAGGCCCATGGCCTGGATGATCTCGTCGAGCTTTCGGCCAGCGCGACCGACGAAGGGCCGGCCGGTGCGGTCCTCGTGTTCGCCCGGTGCTTCGCCGATGAACATCAGCTCGGCATCGGGCGCGCCCTCACCGAACACGGTCTGCGAGTGGGCGGTCGCCGTGGTGCAGTGCGGGCAGGTTTCGTCGTGACGCGTGCGCAGCACCTCAAGGGCGTCGGCCTTCTCTTGCGGCGTACATTGTGGCGCGGATTGGGCAGGCGCTTCCGCTTGAAACAGCGAAGCCGCGGCCCGCGGTTGGGCGGCCGGGGCGGCGGCGGCGGGCGGACCGGTCACTTCGATCTCATGCGTCACCGCGACAGGCTGAGGCGGCATGGTTTTGATCGGCACAAAGTCCACACCGAGCAATCTCGCTGTTTCCAAGTGTTGCCGGGCGACGCGCCGCAGGTGATCTGTACGCTCGTGCATCATCGTCGTCCCGGTTCGTTGTTTGTCATCTGTGGCGAAGGATATCAGTTCGAGCCGGAGGCCGTGGTCTCGAATCTTCCCGTTTAGCGGGTGACGCGCAGCGTCCCTTTCCCCTCTAACGGGTGACGCGCAGCGTCCGGCTCCCCTCGCGACTCAAGCCCCCTGCGCCTCCAGCCCCCAAGCTTCACTTGATTAGATCACGCCTCGGCTATTGACACGAGACCACAAGATGAGGACAATTCGGATAGACCGAGGGTGGGATTTGCTCCGTCCGGCTGCACAGGGGGCACCTATCTCCGGGGGCGGGCATGGACTTGCGGCAGGCGCAGTTGTGCGACCTCTGCCTGAGGAGGGTGCGAAGAGATGGGGGGGGCGGAGCGCGTTTGATCAAACTCAATGAATACCTGCCCCGACGCGGTTGCGGCGGCCGCCATCATTGGTACCGCGCCCACCGGGACAGACCGAATGCATCAAACCACTCGTGCGTCCACTAGTACGGTCGTGGGGAGCGTTTTCGTATATCCGTAATGCAACGTTCTACAAACAGCACAGGAGGAAAAAGCATGTGCAACAAGAGATTCATGTCCGTCGCGTTCCTGGCCATTGTGGGGGTGGCTCTTTTGGTGTTCTCTTCGGGCCAGGCAGCCCCTGCGTTAAGCAGCCCCGAGGGAACATTTGTTCTCACCGTGACCGCCAAGGGAACGCCGCCGTTCCAAGAGATCATCACCCTCCACAAGGGTGGAACCATTTCGGAGACGAATACCACACTCCATCCCAACAGCGCCAACGAGTTCTTTCCCTTTAACGGCAGCGACGGATACGGGGCGTGGAAGCGTGGTCCCGCCGGCACCGTCATCTTGAAGGTCGTCAAAATGGTCTTCGACGGCGAGACGAACCAGCATTTTGGCTACTTGGTGGTCGACGCGACAGCGCTCATTGTCGGCGACACCTTCACCAATTTGGAATCCGATGTCAACATTCTCATCGGACCTGACTTGTTCAATCCGTTCGGCGTCATCCCGCTCGGCCCGACCGATGCGGTGGGCACGCGTATCACTGTCAATTAGCACGACGATGATGATGATTGGTCCTGACGTGCTCCTGCGCGCGGGAAACTGCGGACCCGAGTACAACACTCACACCCCCGGCCGTCACTGGCCGGGTTTTTTGTTCCGATGGCAACGTCGGCGCATCCGACCCGCTCACCCTACTCGCCAATTGGGGGTCGTGTCCTTGAAGAAGGCATCAAGGCATTAAGGCATCGAGGCATCAAGGCATCCAGTACAAACTCGCGTGGCCGTGGGCACGAATCTTCCCGTTTAGCGGGTGACGCGCAGCGTCCCTCTTCCGCGCGACTCAAGCCCCCCGCGCCGCCCGCCCCTAGGCTTCACTTGATTAAATCACGCCTCGGCTATTGACACGAAACCACACAAGAGGACAATTCAGGTAGATCGAGGGTGGAAATTTCTCTGTTCGGCTGCACGATGGCACCTGGCTCCGGGGGCGGCCACGGACGGCCCGCGGGTACCACTGTGCGGCCTGTCGGGCGAAGGTCAAATGGGAAATGTCGTCTCAAACGTGACCTTCACCGTAGGTCGTCGATTGTCAAAAGATGTTGGGGCCAAGGTTCTTCCGGGACATGCTTTCCCTGTCAGACGGAGCGAGATAGAATCAAGGTGATCGTACCCGTCGTCGCATGCACGAGCTTCCCGCTCGGCGGATTGTATAGCAGATCTTCCTTGCACCAATGACAATCTTCAAATAGGGAATGGAGCCATGATGCACATCCGACGCTTTGCTTATGGACTGACGGCAGTCGCTGTTCTAGGAGCAGATCGATTGGCCTCGGGCGATTGCGAGGTGACGGAACTGTTGCCGCCGAGTCATTTAACAGGGTCGGTCGCAATTGATGGAGATGTCATCCTTACCGGTGCTTGGACAGCCGACGGAATATCCAATTTCACCGGGGCGGCATTCGTCTTCCGCTACGAAGGAGGAACGTGGGAATTCGAGGCCAAACTTCAGGCACCCGATGGCGAGTTTGATGATCGATTCGGATGGTCCGTGGCGATCAGCGGCGACGTTGCCGTAGTCGGGTCCAGAGACGATGAGCATGAGGGCTTTGACGTTGGCTCGGCCTATGTCTATCGATTCGACGGATCTGGGTGGATCCAGGAGGTCAAGCTGATCCCTCCAGATGGCGAGTTTCTTGATCGCTTTGGCGTTTCGTCGGCGATCCGCGGCGATGTGTTGGTCGTCGGCGCGTATCTAGATGACGACGGAGGCGACAGATCAGGGTCTGCATATGTATATCGGTACAACGGCTCGGATTGGAAACTAGAGACCAAACTCGTCGCTTCGGACGGAGCAGAAGGCGACGAATTCGGGCACTCGCTTGCTATTGAAGACAACGTCATAGTCGTCGGGGCGCGTCATTTTTTCAATGGTGGGGCTGGCGCTGCATACATCTTTCGGTTCAACGGGCAGGAGTGGTCGGAGGAAGCCAAGCTAGAGTCGTCGGACGGCCAGGATCTTGACTTCTTCGGCGATGACGTCGGTATCAGCGGGAACAATGTGATCGTGGGAGCGCACGGAAATGACGAGGCCGCCAACCATGCCGGGGCGGCATACATATTCTCCTTTGATGGGAAGGTCTGGGGTGACGAGCAGAAGGTGTTTGCACTTGCTCCTGCCCACAACGACAGATTTGGAGAGAGCGTTGCTATCAACGGTGATCTTGCGATCGGTGGCTCGGTTGGGGACGATCCGACCGGGTCTATAACGGTCTTCCGATTAGTGAACGGTAATTGGATCTGGACCGACCGTATTGAGGCATCAGACGGATCGGTCGGGGACCAATTCAGTCGCGCTGGAATCGTGCTTCAGAATGATGTTGCAGTTGTTTCGGCGACCCACCACCACCATGGCGATTCCATAGGCACCGCGTATGTGTTTGCAGGTTTGAAATTGATCGACTGCGACGGCAATGGCGTTGCGAACTCGTGCCAGATCGCCGATGGTTCCAGCCAGGACTGCAACAGCAACTTTGTCCCTGACGCTTGTGACATCGCTGATGGGACGAGCAAAGACGCTAACGACAACGGCATCCCCGACGAATGTGAATCCCCGGAATGTCCGTGGGACGTGAACGGCGACGGAATCGTTGACCACCACGATCTCGTTGAAGTCGTTCACAACATGGGAATGTGCGACGATCCCGACGATTGCCCGTGGGATGTCAACGGCGATGGTATTGTCAACGGCAGGGACGTGGCAGCGGTGGCGATGCACTTTGGACCGTGTCCGTAGTAGTAGCTGGCCGCGATCAGCCGGCACCGTCGGCGCATCCGATCTTCTCGCCCTCCTCGCCAACTGGGGGCCGTGTCCGTGAGAAGAAGGCAGCGAGGGGGAGAAGAAGGCACTAGGCATTAGGCATTAGGAGCGAGCCGGGGCGTGTCGCCCCGGTTCACGTGAGGGATGGGTTGGCGGTGGTTGCGCAATGGGCGCTGAATGGTGTGCGGGCGCGAACCGGGTTGACACAACCCGGTTCGCTGGATGCTCGGGGCTAACCATCGAAGACGCGCCGGCGAATCCGGTTGAGTTGCTGAAGCTCGACGCCTTGGGGTGCGTAGCGACGGTGGGCGGTGTCGAAACATCCCCGGCTGATCAGCAAGGCGGCCGGGCAGCGCACGCCCGTTTTAGCAGCCAATTGTCCCAGCAGACGTCGCTGGGGTGTTTCAAGCCCCAAGGCGCGACACAGCCGGCGCATCGTCGGCCCTTGTCGAACGTGATCGCGCCGAACGAGGCTTAGCACGCCGACGGTTACTAACCCTAGAGCCATGGCGATCACCAAACCTGCGACGAGGAATCTATTCTGCCCGGACAAAAACGGTTCGCGCAGCGGGTGTAACTGAACCGCAAGTTGAAGTGCAGCGACTTGAATTGAACTAAACATCGTCATCATAGTGCTGCTCCGGCTATGGTCCGGGGGCCATGGGCGAGGAATCGCGCCGCGACGCCGGCGCGGACCCGCACTTGCGGAAACTTGTCCTGCGTGGCGAGCTGCTGCAACTCGCTGGCCACAGTCAGCGCCCGTGCTCGCCGGGCCACCCACACGCCGCTGATCCGATGCAATGGATCAGGATCGGCCAACATCGCCCGCAGTTGGGGCAGTCCTTGGGCGGATCTGACGGCGAGCAGGGCCCGGACCGCGTTGGCGCGTGGCCGATTCTGGCGAGTCGTGACCATGGGAGCGATGCGTTCAATGCCGCGGCGATCCAGGCGCATCAGCGATTCGATGGCGTTGGCCCGGACGCGGGCATCATCGTGTTGCAAGGCAACGCGAATGGCCTCGACGCTGGGGGGCGATCTGACATCCCTCAGAGCGACCACCGCCGCTGACGCCACATGCGGATCAGTGCCGGCCGACTGGACGATCAGCTCGCGCTGAAGCGCGGCGCTCCACCGGAGCCGCCTGACCAGATCGATGGCCCCAAGTTTCTGACCTCGCGCGCCGTCGACCAGCATCCGCGTGAGCCCGGCCAGCATCGCCCGACGGTCATTGGCGGCGACCGCATGGGCGGCGGCCAGCCGGTCGTTGCGTGCCAAATCCAACCAGCGCTGGAAGAAGCGTCCCGCGCCTCGGCGCGCCAGCATCGCTGTCGCCTCACGAGCGATACCCGCATGTGGACTGCGCTCGAGTCGGCGAACCAAGTTCTCATTCCCGGCGTCGGTCCGGGCCACACATCGGCGGACCGCGACGGCGGCCACCGCTTCGTCACGATCGAAGCAGAACTGCTCGACGGCCCGGTCCACCGTGATCGAATCATGTCCAAGCAGGGCGACGAGCGCAGACATCCGCCCCGCCGGGGACGGAAGCGCGATCAGATCCGCCAGGCGCTCGATCCGCGACGTCGCGCGCAAGCTCAGGGCGGTAATCAGGCGCACGAGGTTCACCTGGGCCGCAAGGGGAAGGCGAACGGCCGTGGCCGGCGGCGGCACACAGCGTGTCGGTCGCTCGACCTGGCGCATGGCTCGGCGCCGTGAGGGCGCGAGCAACAGGTGTCCGTTCTCCAGGACGTCGGCCAGGGCCTGGGGTCCATTGATTCGATTCAACTGCCGGGCCGCCGATCGCTGCAGGGCATCCACCGTCAGCCAGGGAATCAGACTGCGGCGCACCGTGGGTCGGCCGAGCTGGGACACCGCCCCGCGCAGGAGGAAGAGCGCGGGATGATCGGGATCGGCCAGGATTTGGGCCAGCATGGGGCCGGGTCGAACCGCCAGCAGAGCCGCCGCCAGCAGAATCTCGTCGAAGCGATGATTCCTGTAGGCGAGCAGTCCCGCCGACACCGCCTCGTCCAACCGCTGCCTCCCGACGGGTCGAAGATCGCACCACGCACCCGGACCGGCCGTGGCCTCCACGACGCTGAGGACCACCTGAGCGGTCCGCCGGCCAACATCGTCGATCGGCGATTCCACAAGCGAGGCGATCAGATCAACACACTGGGCCAGGGCGAGTTCCTGGATGAGCTCGAGCGCATTGAGAATCGGCTGACGTCGGCCTTGGCGGACGATGGTTTGAACGACGGGCCGCAAGTCGTTTTGCACGTCGCCCAACATTGGACAGGCCCAAGGACCAAGCCGGTGCAGGCACCGGATCACGGCGGCGGCGGCGGTTGGGCGGCCGGTGCCAAGCAGGGTCCGGCAGATCGCCTGCTGCTCGGTCGGTTCGGCCGATGGTAGGGTTTCGGCGAGGACAGCGGCGACCGCCGAGGCGGGTTCATCACGCAGCAGAGCCAGTCGAGCCTCAAGCGAAGGCATGCGGGGGAAGGGCAGGAATCCGGTGGGGGCGGCTCCTGGGCGGCACACCCACAACGAGGGGGTGACGCGGCACCACCCACGACCAGTTGGACTTCATCGGACCAAGACCGCCGCTTTCTCCAGTCCTAGAATATTTGGAAATTTGGGTTGCCTTTGGCCAAAGTTCCGCAACAATGCTCATTCGTCAAAAGGAGGTGGAGAAGACTCGTTCTTCTGACTTTATGAGGGTGGTGTATGAGTCTTCCAGCCAAGTCGACGAGCCTTCAGGCCTACAACATGCTTCTGTACCGCGGTGTCCTGCACCCCGAGTTTTTCGGGATCGAGGGCCGGTATCAGATCAAATACGGCGAGTATGACTTCGAAGCGTGGATCTTCCGCGGCGGTCATGCCCTGCGCTTCACGCATGAGGATATCAGCCTCTCGGAGATCATCTACGACGACATCGCGAGCCTGCCCGAGCGCGGTTTGGTCAGCACGCTCCCCTGTGCCGGAGAGAAGGACCACGAAGAGAAGTTCGGCGAGCGCATGGTCTACATGACCTCTATGCAGACCGAGGTCCTGTCCGACCATCTTTACCTGGGCACCTACCAGGAGATGATCGAGCACGCCCGCAACGCGCAGACGCTGCTGTCAGTCTGGGACGATCATATCGGCAAGCCGAACATGTCGCTGCTGGACATGCAGCGGCACCGGGACCAGATGCACGTGCAAAGCTATCACCTCCGCAGCGATTGCGGGTTGGTCCTGCGCACGCAATCGATCTTCCAGCTCAAGGATGAAGACGACCAGGACGAGCCCACCGACGACGAGGCGGCGCCGCAGGAGTAAACGTCCGGCGCCTCCAAGACAGGCCTGCTTCCACCGCCCAACGAAGATCGAACGGACTCAGCCGTCGGTGAGGGGCGCGGCGTGGTCTTGATCGACCGGCACCGAGGCCGCGGTGCCCGGGACCTGCCCCGGTTGCCAAATCTCGGTGAGCTCCTGCCCATCGCATGCCCGCCGCATGAGCAGATACACGATCGTCGAGCCGCTGAAATAGTTGGCCAAGACATACCCGCCGACCAGCCCGACGATCACGGTCCGCCAAAAGGAAACGAACCACCCCGCCACTTGGCTGTGCCTTTCGATGTGCAGCGCCATCGTGTCGCCGGTCAAGTTGAATAAGGATGCGCCGCCCGCGGTGGTAAACGCCGAGTTGTCAGACCACATGCTGACCAGGCCCGAGGTCACGTTCAGCATCAGCGAGGCGATGAAGCTTATAACGACAAAACCAATGGCCAGGCCGACCAGACCGGTGAACCCATAGCCCAGCAGGTGCAGCGGCCGACCCAGCACATACGCATATGCCCGCTGCTGGGCGTCCGGGGCATCACAGTTCTCGCAGGCGACGGCCGGCACCAGCAGGCTGAACCCCAGGGCATAGCCGATGACCAGGAACACCACGCCGAAGCCCGCAAGTAGCGCCAGGCCGTACAGAAGGCCGCCCAGCACGTCGATCCACGGCAGCGTCAGCAGCCACCCTCCCAGCACCAGCAATCCGGCTAGGGCCGCGGCGATCAACAATGGAAGCAGCAACGAGAAAAGGAGCGATCGCCAACTGCCCATCGCGAAGTCCACGCCGTCCTGCCCGCGCAGTTTCTCCTCCAGACCGACCTCGCAGGCGGTCATCCTCGACAGCGCCCCCCCGCCGAACGCAAGCACCGCGATCAGCACCAACGCGTACAGAATCGTGAAGGGCTTGTGATCCCGCCACAACGCCTCGGGCATACGCAGGAACAGATCTTCGACGGCGACGAAGAACGCCCGCGGCTCAATCAGGACGATCGCACTGATCACGGCGCTGAACCCATCGGTCACATGACGCGCCGTTGCCTCGAACGTGCCTCGTGGCCGAGCTTCCTCGAGCCTTTCCATGGTGCGGACGTAGTCGAGCTCGTTGAGCGTGCGCGGAACTTCGTCCCCCTCGACGTCACGGCGCTGCTGGAGATAGCCCCGGCTCACGAGGGCCATCACCTGGTGCGCTTCAAACTCCCAGCTCTCAGGATCGCCATCCGGCTGGTCGACGTCGTCCACATAAGCGAGGATCGCGGCCTGGTACGTCATCCGGGCCCGCCGAGCGTCCCCCTCCGTCCACAGCCCCGCAGTGAGGC includes:
- a CDS encoding uracil-DNA glycosylase; this encodes MDFVPIKTMPPQPVAVTHEIEVTGPPAAAAPAAQPRAAASLFQAEAPAQSAPQCTPQEKADALEVLRTRHDETCPHCTTATAHSQTVFGEGAPDAELMFIGEAPGEHEDRTGRPFVGRAGRKLDEIIQAMGLARPDVYIANVLKSRPPANRTPLPTEVEQCAAFLAEQIRIIQPKVIVGLGGPAVKWLLRTSQGITRLRGQWDTFTDAELSVPVMPTFHPAYLLRNYTPDTRRKVWSDMQQVMAYLRPASK